A single Cyprinus carpio isolate SPL01 chromosome A6, ASM1834038v1, whole genome shotgun sequence DNA region contains:
- the LOC109090946 gene encoding claudin-34-like: MAYLAQSVHRQFAGLVLGFVGWIMTASVSGVNDWRIWYVDNQTVITGGMASVGVWRVCFNSHILDSAEICKSISLTDSFTPLEIAAAQVLCMVAVGVGVIANLVAGHAVRNAIFGVDNGHVRLTFVMAGSLYWLTAVCLLVPVFWNMNSVLANLTIDFPPDFYLPSAPVKQEVGPGIGIGIGSAGLLIVSGLLLLCYRYPKTSGETGHFDKNPRDEGFLG; encoded by the coding sequence ATGGCTTACCTTGCCCAGTCAGTCCATCGGCAGTTTGCAGGGCTGGTGCTTGGGTTTGTAGGATGGATAATGACAGCCTCTGTTTCTGGGGTGAACGACTGGAGGATATGGTACGTGGACAATCAGACAGTCATCACGGGAGGAATGGCCTCGGTGGGCGTGTGGCGTGTCTGTTTCAACAGCCACATTTTAGACTCGGCTGAGATCTGCAAAAGCATCAGCCTTACAGATTCATTCACTCCACTAGAAATAGCAGCTGCCCAGGTGCTTTGCATGGTTGCTGTTGGTGTGGGGGTGATCGCAAACCTGGTGGCGGGACATGCGGTGAGAAATGCCATCTTTGGGGTTGACAACGGGCATGTCAGACTGACCTTTGTGATGGCGGGTTCCTTATACTGGCTAACTGCAGTGTGTTTGCTGGTGCCAGTCTTTTGGAATATGAATTCTGTACTAGCGAATCTCACAATAGACTTCCCACCTGACTTCTACTTGCCTTCTGCTCCAGTAAAACAGGAAGTCGGTCCAGGGATTGGGATTGGGATCGGTTCAGCTGGCCTGCTCATTGTAAGTGGACTACTCTTACTGTGCTACAGGTATCCCAAAACAAGTGGAGAAACGGGACATTTTGACAAAAATCCAAGGGATGAAGGCTTTCTTGGTTGA